A single window of Balaenoptera ricei isolate mBalRic1 chromosome 15, mBalRic1.hap2, whole genome shotgun sequence DNA harbors:
- the INSM1 gene encoding insulinoma-associated protein 1 yields MPRGFLVKRSKKSTPVSYRVRGGEDGDRALLLSPGCGGARASPPAPSPGPGPLPPPPPPAERAHAALAAALACAPGPPPPPPGPRAAHFGNPEAAHPAPLYSPTRPVSREHEKHKYFERSFNLGSPVSAESFPTPAALLVGGGGGGGANGAGGGGTCGGDPLLFAPAELKMGTAFSAGAEAARGPGPGPPLPPAASLRPPGKRPAPPAAAAAAAAEPPAKVAKAPGAKKPKAIRKLHFEDEVTTSPVLGLKIKEGPVEAPRGRAGSAARPLGEFICQLCKEEYADPFALAQHKCSRIVRVEYRCPECAKVFSCPANLASHRRWHKPRPAPAAARASEPETAARAEAREATGGGGSDRDTPSPGGVSESGSEDGLYECHHCAKKFRRQAYLRKHLLAHHQALQAKGAPPAPPAEDLLALYPGPDEKAPQEAAGDGEAAGVLGLSASAECHLCPVCGETFPSKGAQERHLRLLHAAQVFPCKYCPATFYSSPGLTRHINKCHPSENRQVILLQVPVRPAC; encoded by the coding sequence ATGCCCCGCGGCTTCCTGGTGAAGCGCAGCAAGAAGTCCACGCCCGTGTCCTACCGGGTCCGCGGTGGCGAGGACGGCGACCGCGCGCTGCTGCTCTCGCCGGGCTGCGGGGGAGCCCGCGCCTCGCCCCCGGCGCCGAGCCCCGGGCCGGGCcctctgccgccgccgccgccgcccgccgagcGCGCCCATGCGGCGCTCGCCGCCGCGCTCGCCTGCGCGCCGGGCCCGCCGCCACCCCCGCCAGGGCCGCGGGCCGCGCACTTCGGCAACCCCGAGGCCGCGCACCCCGCGCCGCTCTACAGCCCCACGCGGCCCGTGAGCCGCGAGCACGAGAAGCACAAGTACTTCGAGCGCAGCTTCAACCTCGGCTCGCCCGTCTCGGCCGAGTCCTTCCCCACGCCCGCCGCGCTGCTCGttggaggaggcggcggcggcggggccaatggcgcgggcggcggcggcacCTGCGGCGGCGACCCGCTGCTCTTCGCGCCCGCCGAGCTCAAGATGGGCACGGCGTTCTCCGCGGGCGCCGAGGCGGCCCGCGGCCCGGGGCCCGGCCCCCCGCTACCCCCCGCCGCCTCCCTGCGGCCCCCAGGCAAGCGACCCgcgccccccgccgccgccgccgccgccgccgccgagccGCCCGCCAAGGTAGCCAAGGCCCCAGGCGCCAAGAAGCCCAAAGCCATCCGCAAGCTGCACTTCGAGGACGAGGTGACCACGTCGCCCGTGCTGGGGCTCAAGATCAAGGAAGGCCCGGTGGAGGCGCCGCGGGGCCGCGCGGGGAGCGCGGCGCGGCCGCTGGGCGAGTTCATCTGCCAGCTCTGCAAGGAGGAGTACGCCGACCCGTTTGCGCTGGCGCAGCACAAGTGCTCGCGCATCGTGCGCGTGGAGTACCGCTGCCCCGAGTGCGCCAAGGTCTTCAGCTGCCCGGCCAACCTGGCCTCGCACCGCCGCTGGCACAAACCGCGGCCTgcgcccgccgccgcccgcgcgTCCGAGCCCGAAACCGCTGCCAGGGCTGAGGCGCGGGAGGCGacgggcggcggcggcagcgaccGCGACACGCCGAGCCCCGGCGGCGTGTCCGAGTCGGGCTCGGAGGACGGGCTCTACGAGTGCCACCACTGCGCCAAGAAGTTCCGCCGCCAGGCCTATCTGCGCAAGCACCTGCTGGCGCACCACCAGGCGCTGCAAGCCAAGGGCGCGCCGCCGGCGCCCCCCGCCGAGGACCTACTGGCCTTGTACCCCGGGCCCGACGAGAAGGCGCCCCAGGAGGCGGCCGGCGACGGCGAGGCGGCCGGCGTGCTGGGCCTGAGTGCGTCCGCCGAGTGCCACCTGTGCCCAGTGTGCGGGGAGACATTCCCCAGCAAGGGCGCCCAGGAGCGCCACCTGCG